CGGAAAGGTCGCACACCGCCATGATGTGGGCGTTGTCATACTTCCAGATGCCGGGGAGGTCGTGGCCGCGGGAGATTCGTCCGCAGCCGATGGCTCCGATGTTGATGCGATTGCTTGGAGAATTTTCCCCGAAGACGCTGGAGGGGAGGATGGTGGGGAAGCCCGCGGCTGCGGCTGCTCCTAACGATGTTTTGAGGAACCGCCGCCGCGATACGCCTTCGATACGCTTCGCTTCCATTGCCTTCTCCTTCAACGCCGATAGGAACTGCTAGGCTTCGAGCTTCACGGTCTTTGCGGCTCGCTGAGCCTTGATGACCAATTCAGCCGCGAGGAGGCACTGGGCCTGGTCCTGAGCGACGTGGGTGCGGTTGACGACGTCGGAGACAAACTGTGGGCCAAAGGGCAAGGGGACGTTGTTGCAGTCGATGTAGCGCTGGCTGGTCCGGTCGACGATGAAAAGGTTGTTCCCCTGCTTGCTGACAGCGACGTTGGTGTACTTGCGGCACTCGATGTAGCCCTCCGTACCCAGGATGAAGAGACGTCCGTCGCCCCAGGTGCCGAGGCCATCGGGGGTGAACCAGTCGAGGCGCACATAGCCGAGGCCCTTATTACCGCGCAGGACCATATCGCCGAAGTCCTGGAATTTGGGGTGGCCGGGGTGGTTGATGTTGGCGACCTGCGACTCTACGATGTCTGCGGAGGTAGAGCCGGTGTAGTAGAGGAACTGGTCGACCTGGTGGGAGCCGATGTCGGTGAGGATTCCGCCGTAGAGTTCGGGGTCCCAGAACCAGTCGGGCCGCTTGGAGGCTCCCCCGGCGAACTTGTCTCCGTTGGCTCCCTGTTCGATCTGGTGGGGGGCGATGTTGATGGTCTGTATGACCTTGCCGATGGCCCCTGACTGGACGAGTTCACCGGCCTTGATGGCGGCTTTGACCTCCAGGAGCTCGGAGTACATGATGCCGTAGATGCGCTTCGTCTCGGCGATGGTCTTGCGGACTTCGGCGAGTTGCTCGAGGGTGGTGATGCCGGGCTTGTCCGAGAGGAAGTCCTTGCCATGCTTCATGACGCGGACGCCGAGAGGCGCGCGGTGGCTGGCGATGGTGGAGCTAAGGACCAGTTGGACGGAGGAGTCGTTGAGGATCTCATCCTCGGAGGCGGCCACGGGTACGTCGGGGAAGCGAGACTTGAAGAGGGCGACCTTGTCGGGCTCAGCGCCGTACCACTTGACGAGGACGCCACCACCTCGCTGGATGGCGCCGACCATGCCGTAGATGTGGTCGTGGCTCATGCCGCAGACGGCGAACTTGATGGTGTCCTTGGGCTTGATGTCTTGGCCGACGGCAATCTCGTGGATGATGCCTGTGCTGCTGCCGAAGGCGGCCTCGGGGAGTGCCGAAAATGCTCCTGCCGAACCAATCGCCTTCAGGAACGATCTCCGGTTCACCGCGTCCATGCTGCTCATCCTGCACTCTCCTCAAATGTCACTGCCGGGCTTTGTTCGGCGCAATCAGTCTAAATCTTGGCGCACTCCCGGCATTTGTTCGACTGACGTAATTTCTTCCGAACGCGAACGACAGCAATCTATGCCAACAGGTGGATGCTTGGCAACTGAAACGTTTTTTCAGGAGTGTCCGATACAGGCGTAATTCGTTCACTCCTGCCTTCGTTGACGGGACGGGAGAGGACTTGAGCCGCTCAGGCGGATCGGTACGACATTTTTCGGAGTATTTCGTGAATTGGATTTATTTCGGATCGACAAACTAATCTTGATTAGAGTAGAGTGATCGCGTTCCGGCCAGGCCGTTTGGGAGCCTGCGCCCTGAAAGGAAAACGAGATGCTCACTCGACGCGACGTGACCGTCGCCCTTATTGCCATTGGAGCTACCTGCGGAGTATTCGCCGCCGTGAAGCCGGGGATGATCGGTTCCTCTGTCTACGACTGGAACAAGCTCCCGGTGACGAAGACGAAGATCGGCGAGGTGCGGCAGGTGTTCAAGGGGCCAACGGCGACACTCGATGAGCTCGAGATGCACATTACGACGCTGAATCCCGGCGAGGCGTCGCATCCGCCGCATCATCATCCGAATGAGGAGTTGATCATCATCCGGCAGGGGACGGTGGAGACGCTCTCGAAGGGGACGTGGGTGAAGGTGGGGCCGGGCTCGGTGATCCTGAACGGATCGAACGATCTGCACAGCCTGCGGAATGTAGGTACGGACCAGGCGATCTACCATGTCGTCAACTGGAAGTCGGCGACGACTCCTGCCCAGTAAGTACTTTCAAGAAAAAAAGAAGAGGAATGTGGATGTTTGATTTGGCCGGACGATGCGCCGTCGTCCTTGGGGGCACATCGGGTATCGGGCAGGCGATCGCACATGGACTGGCGGAAGCCGGGGCTGATGTTATCGCGTCGTCGAGACAGCAGGGGCAGGTGGATGCCACGGCTGCTGGTATCGAGGCGCTTGGAAGAAGGACGCTGAGGCTTACTTCCGACGTGGTCGATCGTGGGTCGGTGCAGGCGTTGCACGATGCGGTGATCGCGAGCTTCGGCAAGGTCGATATTCTTGTGAACTCGGCGGGGATTACGAAGCGCGTGCCTACGCTTGAGTGCATGGACGAGCTTTGGGGCAACATCATGAACGTCAACCTGAACGGCACGCTGCGGGCGTGCCAGATCTTCGGGAAGACGATGCTTGCGGCGGGTTATGGGCGGATCATCAATATCGCTTCGCTGGCTACGTTTGTTGCGTTTCAGGAGGTGGCGGCTTATGGGGCGAGCAAGGCTGCTGTCGGAGCGTTGACGCGGTCGCTTGCGGTGGAGTGGGCGGCACAGGGAGTGACTGTCAATGCGATTGCCCCGGGGATTATTCCTACAGAGTTGAACCGGAAGATTCTAGATTCGCCGCGTGGACGTGAGTTGACGATGAGGACGCCGATGGGGCGGTATGGGACCGTGGATGAGCTTGTTGGGGCGGCGGTGTATCTTGCTGCGGAGGAGAACGCGTTCATGACTGGACAGATATTGACAGTGGATGGCGGGTATCTTGCCAGTGGAGTCAATCAGTAGGTTTGCTGGAGATGTCATGAAGATTGTTGCTGCTCGTCTTATCGTCTGCTCGCCCGACCGCAACTTCGTCACGTTGAAGATCGAGACGGATGAAGGCATCCATGGGCTTGGCGATGCTACGCTCAACGGACGCGAGCTTGCGGTTGCGGCTTACCTTGAAGAGCACCTGATTCCCTGCCTGATCGGGCGCGATCCGTTTCAGACAGAGGATATCTGGCAGTACTTCTATCGCGGGGCCTATTGGCGACGTGGTCCGGTGACGATGGCGGCGATCGGAGCGATCGATGTCGCGCTTTGGGATATCAAAGGGAAGGCGCTGAATACGCCGGTCTACAACCTGCTTGGGGGAAAGAGCCGCGAAGGGGTGCTCGTTTATACGCACGCAAATGGCGGCGACATTTCAGAGGCGCTCGAGTCAGTGCAGAAGCATATGGCCGAGGGATATCTCGCGGTGCGGGCACAGGCGGGAGTTCCCGGAGTCGC
This genomic window from Granulicella sibirica contains:
- a CDS encoding cupin domain-containing protein → MLTRRDVTVALIAIGATCGVFAAVKPGMIGSSVYDWNKLPVTKTKIGEVRQVFKGPTATLDELEMHITTLNPGEASHPPHHHPNEELIIIRQGTVETLSKGTWVKVGPGSVILNGSNDLHSLRNVGTDQAIYHVVNWKSATTPAQ
- a CDS encoding Gfo/Idh/MocA family protein, whose product is MSSMDAVNRRSFLKAIGSAGAFSALPEAAFGSSTGIIHEIAVGQDIKPKDTIKFAVCGMSHDHIYGMVGAIQRGGGVLVKWYGAEPDKVALFKSRFPDVPVAASEDEILNDSSVQLVLSSTIASHRAPLGVRVMKHGKDFLSDKPGITTLEQLAEVRKTIAETKRIYGIMYSELLEVKAAIKAGELVQSGAIGKVIQTINIAPHQIEQGANGDKFAGGASKRPDWFWDPELYGGILTDIGSHQVDQFLYYTGSTSADIVESQVANINHPGHPKFQDFGDMVLRGNKGLGYVRLDWFTPDGLGTWGDGRLFILGTEGYIECRKYTNVAVSKQGNNLFIVDRTSQRYIDCNNVPLPFGPQFVSDVVNRTHVAQDQAQCLLAAELVIKAQRAAKTVKLEA
- a CDS encoding SDR family NAD(P)-dependent oxidoreductase, whose amino-acid sequence is MFDLAGRCAVVLGGTSGIGQAIAHGLAEAGADVIASSRQQGQVDATAAGIEALGRRTLRLTSDVVDRGSVQALHDAVIASFGKVDILVNSAGITKRVPTLECMDELWGNIMNVNLNGTLRACQIFGKTMLAAGYGRIINIASLATFVAFQEVAAYGASKAAVGALTRSLAVEWAAQGVTVNAIAPGIIPTELNRKILDSPRGRELTMRTPMGRYGTVDELVGAAVYLAAEENAFMTGQILTVDGGYLASGVNQ